Below is a genomic region from Prunus persica cultivar Lovell chromosome G3, Prunus_persica_NCBIv2, whole genome shotgun sequence.
CACAAAACATGAATACTTTTTACCAACCAAGAACATTGCATTTCAGATTAAGAAACTGAGAGCAGTTTACATTTTGAGTAAAATGAAAAGTATATGTCCACTATAGATCAAATTTCATTCTTGTAAACATTTCTCAATATCCCCATTTTATGCACCCATTTACCAAATTCCCATGAAACCAACAACATTATCCACccgaaattgaaaaaagaaattccagAATTCACAGAGATATATTTAACCTAAGTTAATAACTGGGGCACAGTCGATAAATGAAAGCTTTGTTGAGGAGATTGAGCCTAAGAACATACAGCTGTTTAATGTAATTTTCAAGAGGAAATGCAATTTCCATGAGCCACCACCATCTGAAAGATGTGCTAACTTCCAAGTCATAAGTACTGCTCTTGAATCCTTGCCCTATTCTCTTCCCACCACAATCTGGCATGCATTTCACCAAACTTTTCCCGGCTGCATAAGCAAAGGATACAGAAAATAAGTTTCATATTCAAGCCAATTTGACCAGTGCAAAAGATAAATTGGTATACTTGAAAAGCCTCACTTCATTGTGGAATTAAGGTCCAACTTTGcaagtcaaacaaaaaaaataacagtAAAAGAACAGGAAGGCTTTGGTTTGCATGTGATACCATCCATAGGGAAATGGTGTCACAATCCACACTTCACCGGaatgtaaaaaagaaaactacaaaATGTACTGACCCGGTCTATGTTCTCACTATTTCAGACAGCAGTGGAGAACAAAACAATCACTATTGCCACAAGCAAGGCAGTGCAAAATACAACTTAGCAAAAATCAACTCAAAATAACTATTCACAATATAGAAACCTAGTTACCTGAACCGGACACGTCTAAGCTCCCTAGTGCCACCTGGCAATGCTCTTATAGTGATGTACACTCCTGGTTCGTCCTGTTCAACCCACTCAGTCTCCATATCACTAGCGTTGCTAACTGAAAACTCTCCTGAGCGATCTGCCTCTGAACTAGTCCTTACAGAACCATCTATTGATGATGATTCATTCACCCCACTGATGCTGGAAAGTTTAGGTGTTGAAGCTAGACCACTGGTGTCACAGAAAGGACGGGATTGCATTGGATGGTGGTCAAGTGAATCGGATGAAGAGTACCCCATTCCCATTGGTCTGTGGAAGTTGCGCGGCAAGCGCTCTTTGCTCAGTGGGGGAGTCACAGGACTTTCCCTAGCAGATTCAACCTTTGAGTTCTGGAAgagggggaagaaaaaaagtacttTTAAACATTAGAAATGTACATCATCAACGCTAGAATGTGATTCCAATCATACAAAATTGATCACCAAAGTTGATGTTGTTAGGATAGCAAGGTAATTCATGAATCAAAGTAACTTagtgagaaagaaagggaTGGAGGTAGGCAACATATTATAACTAAATTGATCTGAGATACAACAGATAACAAAATGTTCCATATTACAACCTTGGCTGGTGATAAAAAATGTCTCAACCTCATGCCCAAATTACGACAGATGAAGTTCTCTGGTTGATCCTTCTAGAATCAATAATGCATActtgataaataaaatttatctgaCCTTTACTTACCTTTGGTTACCAACATCAAGAAAATATTTGCATAATTACATTGGGGATGAGCTCACCTCGTCTTCAGATCTAGGTGGAGTTGGAAGTGGGACTGCTTGGTGATTGAACCTTTGGACATTGTACAGTTCCATGACCTTGTCATAATTTTCTGCCCACCACCTTTGAGCTTGCCATTTGTTAAACATTTCACGACTGATCAAATTTACAAGACAGTGATTAGTAGATTTAGTAAATTCACAACATGATCAACAAGAACAAGATAAACAAGTAGGGCATATATCACAGGGTGAATAAGAGTTCACTCAAGCAAACAGAACTTTGGGATAAGCACCAAATCCTGCTGATTATGACCGCGGAACAAGACTGATCAAGATGTCAACATATAATTAGAGGACATTGATTCAAGACTGGGACTATTCTTTTGCTGATTTGGAACTCTTACTTGTCACCTAACAAATAGTTAATAGTATATCTGTACAGGACATAAGTTCACATAATGTTTGTCCCCTAACAAATAGTTAATAGTATATCTGTACAGGACATAAGTTCACATAATGTGGAGCTACTGTACGTCTATTTCTTTATAAAGGCGAGATATTCATATGAGTTGCTTTTAACCACTTTGTAATCACTAGCAAAACTTAATGGAAATTAAACAACGCTATAGACATGTAGGCCTCCCCCATATTTAAGACCCATACAAAGTGTGTTACAATTCTAAAGTCTCATCAATGAagtctttctctctttgacaCACACCACATCCAACACTCGGGTTAGCACGGAACGATCTCATAGAATGGATTAATATACACTGGTATTATGTTTGGCGTGATGTTAAGTCATTGAATACACCATGAGTAAAGCTACCCATGAAAGGAGAGAGTACCACCAGATAAGTGTCAATAGGGTGGGCTGATGATGAGGACGTCAGGTCTTGGGAATATGGTAGAATGTTAAGAtcctaaaaacaaaataaaactcttTGACAGCTCAAACCGTTGAAGAGTATCAGCTGGTTCTTAATCTAGGGCCACCTACCACACAAATGAGTGAGAAATGACAGTTCACATGCAACTTACCTGCTACAATCCCACACTCTCATTATGTTGTTAAAAGTCCAACTACAATGGACAATGTGACGATAGACCAACCCCAATCAACATTCCCATACTAAAAACAAGTAGTCACATTCAAAGAATCAGAAGCTATACTTCCAGATCAAgaacaaacagaaaaagatCAAAACACAATGGACAAAAAGATACAGTGGTTCAAACGGCAGCACCATAGCAAAAGCATGTGGTCACACATTCACATTCACACTCCACCAAAATCAGAATCTTCACCATCATATCAACTCCAAACAAGAGAAAGTACCTGAACCGAATACGCTTGAGATCATTTCCTCCTTGgggcaaagaaacaaaagtgaTGATCACACCAGGCTCCACTTGTGCCACCCATTCTTTAGGCTCATCTTCCTCCATTAAAACAATAGACTCCGTCCGTCCACTCACTGACGCCGGCGTCCCTTCCCCGCTGGATAGGGCTTTAAGCCTACTGTCCATCTCCTTCCCCCATAGCCTGGGTGTCGAATTCGAGCTCCCCATTGTTCTCCGGTATGAGTAGTGGAACCTCGCCGACTCCGAGTTGGTATCGGATTCAGCATAGTTCCGGTTCCGGTTGTCATTGCAGGACCGTGAACATGGCTTGCAGTTTTTGTAGGCTCCTGAGGCCTTCAATGCCATGTCCTTGATCTGAAAAAAGATAAGTAGTTCTTAGAAAATgctggaaaaataaaatctggGTCTTACTTATTCCATGGTTTTGTTCACAGAACTGTGAAGTTTCAGCTGAATTAAATCTTTTACACTCCCACTGTTTTATTTACAAAGATTGAGAACAGAA
It encodes:
- the LOC18783445 gene encoding protein Brevis radix-like 2, with the protein product MLTCIPCSKQLNNGSLHHQQDEDDAVAGTPRTKQAIKALTAQIKDMALKASGAYKNCKPCSRSCNDNRNRNYAESDTNSESARFHYSYRRTMGSSNSTPRLWGKEMDSRLKALSSGEGTPASVSGRTESIVLMEEDEPKEWVAQVEPGVIITFVSLPQGGNDLKRIRFSREMFNKWQAQRWWAENYDKVMELYNVQRFNHQAVPLPTPPRSEDENSKVESARESPVTPPLSKERLPRNFHRPMGMGYSSSDSLDHHPMQSRPFCDTSGLASTPKLSSISGVNESSSIDGSVRTSSEADRSGEFSVSNASDMETEWVEQDEPGVYITIRALPGGTRELRRVRFSREKFGEMHARLWWEENRARIQEQYL